One genomic window of Haloferax mediterranei ATCC 33500 includes the following:
- a CDS encoding S26 family signal peptidase: protein MSADDGRPPSNDSPLGPDTDEGFLKQLWTADEGPLLFIREVLTSALAVLAVGLLLFAISGVWPPMVAVESGSMEPHMHKGDLVFISGPDRYVPDSAVEGTAVVTAEKGSEVGYRSFGGNGSVVVYHDPNATGPPIIHRAMFHVEKGENWYDKANPDYISADSCNELANCPARYSGFITKGDNNPRYDQVSGISDPVRPKWVQGIARVRIPFLGWVRLTLANTLMAPNSVDPVPVESVSAPVESGSSMVSQPAAQVSTIDTKSAAFEPNASAIEPKRPANVHRQFSQPSLAA from the coding sequence ATGAGTGCCGACGACGGCCGCCCGCCCTCCAACGACTCGCCGCTCGGTCCAGACACCGATGAAGGATTTCTGAAACAGCTCTGGACGGCCGACGAGGGACCGTTACTGTTCATTCGAGAGGTGTTGACGAGCGCTCTCGCCGTACTAGCCGTTGGCTTGCTCCTATTCGCGATTAGCGGTGTGTGGCCACCGATGGTCGCCGTCGAGAGTGGGAGCATGGAGCCGCACATGCACAAAGGCGACCTCGTGTTCATTTCGGGACCGGACCGTTACGTCCCCGACTCGGCTGTCGAGGGGACTGCCGTCGTCACTGCGGAGAAGGGCTCAGAAGTCGGCTATCGGTCCTTCGGTGGGAACGGAAGCGTCGTCGTGTATCACGACCCGAACGCAACTGGCCCACCCATCATCCACCGTGCAATGTTCCACGTCGAAAAGGGTGAAAATTGGTACGACAAGGCAAACCCCGACTACATCTCGGCGGACAGTTGCAACGAACTGGCCAACTGCCCCGCTCGCTACTCCGGGTTCATCACGAAAGGAGACAATAACCCGCGCTACGACCAGGTGAGCGGTATCAGCGACCCAGTCCGGCCCAAGTGGGTTCAGGGCATCGCTCGCGTCCGTATTCCGTTCCTCGGATGGGTTCGCCTGACGCTCGCAAACACGCTCATGGCACCGAATTCTGTCGACCCCGTGCCAGTCGAGTCGGTGTCGGCTCCGGTTGAATCGGGGTCTTCGATGGTTAGTCAACCAGCAGCGCAGGTCTCGACTATCGACACGAAATCAGCGGCTTTCGAGCCGAACGCGTCGGCCATCGAGCCAAAACGACCGGCTAACGTGCACAGACAGTTTTCGCAGCCATCGCTGGCCGCATAG
- a CDS encoding DNA-directed DNA polymerase II small subunit, producing the protein MPLETPARIVRTLVGRGYNAEREAVTLIAGSDDPGTTLARVVEATPDDALRITADHVREVLASAPASDPPGTESPSAADVGDPPVSAATSDDNATQVGNTTPSEVQESSSGRNVDPALRSLDIANDMTGQSTGTGEYDDFVKVFRDRYEKLSKMLRGRVNHRPAKAISKMSGGEDAELIGLVDDVRSTKSGHWIIDLEDTTGTFPCLVMKDKEIASYVDDLLLDECIAVQGTLSGDAGILFVDSMHFPDVPRSYRPNTADRHVQAALISDVHVGSQEFMADAWNRFADWLHTEEAANIEYLLIAGDMVEGVGVYPNQDEELDVIDIYDQYEVFSEHLKSVPGDLDIVMIPGNHDAVRLAEPQPGFDDELRDIMSAHDARITSNPSMVTLEGVKVLMYHGVSLDEVIAELPSEKASYDEPHKAMYQLLKKRHVAPQFGGHTRLAPEELDYLVMEDVPDIFHTGHVHKLGWGKYHNVLAVNSGCWQAQTDFQKSVNIDPDAGYAPIVDLNTLNMTVRKFS; encoded by the coding sequence GTGCCATTGGAGACGCCGGCGCGCATCGTCCGGACACTCGTCGGTCGCGGCTACAACGCCGAACGCGAGGCCGTGACCCTCATCGCCGGTTCGGACGACCCGGGCACTACGCTCGCCCGTGTCGTCGAAGCCACCCCGGATGACGCGCTTCGAATCACTGCAGACCACGTCCGCGAGGTGCTCGCGTCTGCACCCGCTTCGGACCCACCGGGAACTGAATCCCCGAGCGCCGCCGACGTAGGCGACCCCCCCGTTTCCGCTGCAACATCGGATGACAACGCCACCCAAGTTGGAAATACGACTCCATCCGAAGTACAGGAGTCGTCCAGCGGACGGAACGTCGACCCGGCGCTTCGGTCGCTCGATATTGCGAACGACATGACCGGTCAGTCGACGGGAACTGGGGAGTACGACGACTTTGTGAAGGTGTTCCGCGACCGCTACGAGAAGCTCTCGAAGATGCTCCGTGGACGCGTCAACCACCGCCCGGCGAAGGCCATCTCGAAGATGTCCGGCGGGGAAGACGCGGAACTCATCGGTCTCGTAGACGACGTTCGGTCGACAAAGAGCGGCCACTGGATTATCGACCTCGAGGACACGACAGGGACGTTCCCGTGTCTCGTGATGAAAGACAAGGAAATCGCGTCCTACGTCGACGACCTCCTCTTAGACGAGTGTATCGCCGTCCAGGGAACGCTTTCCGGTGACGCCGGGATTCTGTTCGTCGATTCGATGCACTTCCCGGACGTGCCGCGGAGCTACCGCCCGAACACCGCGGACCGACACGTCCAGGCAGCGCTTATTTCGGACGTACACGTCGGCAGTCAGGAGTTCATGGCCGATGCGTGGAACCGATTTGCTGACTGGCTCCACACCGAAGAAGCGGCGAACATCGAGTATCTCCTCATCGCGGGCGACATGGTCGAAGGCGTCGGCGTCTACCCGAATCAGGACGAAGAACTCGACGTTATCGACATCTACGACCAGTACGAGGTGTTCTCGGAGCATCTCAAATCGGTTCCCGGCGACCTCGATATCGTGATGATTCCGGGTAACCACGACGCGGTTCGCCTCGCAGAACCCCAACCCGGCTTCGACGACGAACTCCGCGACATTATGTCCGCCCACGACGCCCGCATCACGAGCAACCCCTCGATGGTCACGCTCGAAGGCGTCAAGGTGCTCATGTACCACGGCGTCTCGCTCGACGAAGTCATCGCCGAACTCCCCTCGGAGAAGGCGAGTTACGACGAACCGCACAAGGCGATGTACCAACTCCTGAAAAAGCGGCACGTCGCACCGCAGTTCGGGGGTCACACGCGCCTCGCACCCGAAGAACTCGATTACCTTGTCATGGAGGACGTTCCGGACATCTTCCACACCGGCCACGTTCACAAACTCGGCTGGGGGAAATACCACAACGTTCTCGCGGTCAACTCCGGTTGCTGGCAAGCCCAGACCGACTTCCAGAAATCCGTCAATATCGACCCTGACGCTGGGTACGCTCCTATCGTCGACCTCAACACGCTGAATATGACGGTTCGGAAGTTCTCCTGA
- a CDS encoding oxidoreductase gives MSDDILFDATTLNDLELDNRAGLAPMTRVSATADGRATEQMARYYAKFAEGGFSFLVTEGVYTDDTYSQGYLNQPGLVTEDHVEAWTQVTDAVHDFDTPIVAQLMHAGAQVQENPNVESDETIAPSAVQPDGEKSEAYGGSGEYAVPREATLDDLDAVREGFVESATNAVEAGFDGVEIHSANGYLLNEFLAADANQRDDEYGGAPEARVRFPAEVVSAVVEAVPDEFVVGVRVSQTKVTDDSYEWVEGVDAAAVFFEELSAAGADYVHTVDSDAAGPTFGEDGPSLAETAVEYVTDETVVVANGGLGDPDAARAAVDSGADLVTLGTSALANPDWPARVAADADLDQFDPAAFLAPTASISDHETPTDIPTADD, from the coding sequence ATGTCTGACGACATACTATTTGACGCGACGACGCTGAACGACCTGGAACTCGACAACCGCGCTGGCCTCGCACCCATGACTCGTGTCAGCGCGACCGCCGACGGGCGGGCGACCGAGCAGATGGCGCGCTACTACGCGAAATTCGCCGAGGGTGGCTTCTCGTTTCTCGTCACTGAGGGCGTCTACACCGACGACACCTACAGTCAGGGATATCTGAATCAACCCGGTCTCGTCACCGAGGACCACGTAGAGGCGTGGACACAGGTCACGGATGCCGTCCACGACTTCGACACGCCAATAGTTGCCCAGTTGATGCACGCCGGAGCACAGGTACAGGAGAACCCGAACGTCGAGAGCGACGAGACAATCGCCCCCTCGGCGGTCCAACCGGACGGTGAGAAGTCCGAAGCCTACGGCGGGAGCGGTGAATATGCCGTTCCACGGGAAGCGACTCTCGACGACCTCGATGCAGTCCGCGAGGGGTTCGTCGAGTCTGCGACGAACGCGGTCGAAGCCGGGTTCGACGGCGTCGAGATTCACAGCGCGAACGGCTACCTTCTCAACGAGTTCCTCGCGGCGGACGCGAACCAGCGCGATGACGAGTACGGCGGCGCGCCCGAGGCCCGCGTTCGATTCCCCGCGGAAGTCGTCTCGGCAGTTGTCGAGGCCGTCCCCGACGAGTTCGTCGTCGGCGTACGCGTTTCGCAGACCAAAGTGACCGACGACAGCTACGAGTGGGTCGAAGGAGTGGACGCTGCCGCGGTCTTCTTCGAGGAACTCTCGGCCGCCGGTGCAGACTACGTCCACACGGTCGACTCGGATGCTGCCGGTCCGACATTCGGTGAAGACGGGCCGTCACTCGCCGAAACCGCAGTCGAGTACGTTACCGACGAGACGGTCGTCGTTGCAAACGGTGGTCTCGGCGACCCCGACGCGGCGCGCGCGGCGGTTGACTCCGGTGCCGACCTCGTTACGCTGGGGACGAGCGCCCTCGCTAACCCCGACTGGCCGGCGCGTGTGGCGGCGGATGCCGACCTCGACCAGTTCGACCCCGCGGCGTTCCTCGCGCCGACAGCGAGCATTTCTGACCACGAAACTCCGACCGACATCCCGACTGCAGACGACTGA
- a CDS encoding ZIP family metal transporter, with the protein MTTVEELFVSIAGTNPVIHGLVGGLVIAGLNMLGALLILIWRNPSKRSLDTLLGFAAGVMLAASFTSLILPGIEAAGGSPVPVLVGFIIGVAVLDRADMWLPHVHILVTGQARADAPEAETEAEAKIEAETKMASVVLFIIAITIHNMPEGLAVGVGFGSGDLGTAIPLMLAIGIQNIPEGLAVSIAAVNAGLRNTTYATFTGIRAGLVEIPLAVFGAWAIQYATALLPYAMGFAAGAMLFVISDEIVPETHANGNERVATFGTMIGVIVMLYLDVTLG; encoded by the coding sequence GTGACGACAGTCGAAGAACTGTTCGTCTCCATCGCCGGGACAAATCCCGTTATCCACGGTCTCGTCGGCGGCCTCGTTATCGCCGGGCTGAACATGCTCGGTGCGCTTCTCATCTTGATTTGGCGCAACCCCTCGAAGCGGTCGCTCGATACGCTTCTCGGATTCGCTGCTGGCGTAATGCTCGCCGCGAGTTTTACGAGCCTCATCCTCCCCGGTATCGAGGCCGCGGGCGGCAGTCCGGTTCCGGTTCTCGTCGGGTTCATCATCGGCGTCGCCGTCCTCGACCGGGCCGACATGTGGCTTCCGCACGTCCATATCCTCGTAACCGGGCAAGCCCGCGCTGACGCTCCCGAGGCGGAGACAGAGGCAGAGGCAAAGATAGAAGCAGAGACGAAGATGGCGTCTGTCGTTCTCTTTATCATCGCCATAACCATCCACAACATGCCGGAAGGACTCGCAGTCGGGGTCGGCTTCGGCTCCGGAGACCTCGGAACCGCCATCCCGCTGATGCTCGCTATCGGCATCCAGAACATCCCGGAAGGGCTCGCAGTTTCTATCGCCGCGGTCAACGCTGGCCTTCGAAACACGACCTATGCGACGTTCACGGGTATTCGTGCGGGTCTCGTCGAGATTCCGCTCGCCGTCTTCGGCGCGTGGGCCATCCAGTACGCCACAGCGCTCCTCCCCTACGCGATGGGATTCGCTGCGGGTGCGATGTTGTTCGTCATCTCCGACGAAATCGTCCCCGAAACGCACGCAAACGGAAACGAGCGCGTGGCGACGTTCGGGACGATGATTGGCGTCATCGTGATGCTCTATTTGGACGTGACGCTTGGGTGA
- a CDS encoding aspartate kinase — MRVVAKFGGTSLGSGDRINRAADSIAAAVEEGHEIAVVASAMGSTTDDLLDEIKFEADDRDRAEIVSMGERTSVRMLKAALAARGVDALFLEPGADDWPVIANDLGEVDVEETQRRAAKLAEELDGVVPVITGFLAQNLEGEITTLGRGGSDTTAVMLGRYMDADEVVIVTDVEGVMTGDPRVVEGARNVGRITVDELRNLSFRGAEVVAPSALSYKDEELDVRVVHYQHGDLLTGGTLIEGEFHNLIDMQEDPLACLTVAGRAIRNRPGILADLSVALRDEDINVDSVASGMDSITFYVLEEESNQAEAVLHDRVVADEALSSVTVEDNIAVIRVTGGELPNRPGVILEIVQPLSEAGINIHDVITSATSVAIFVAWDDREETLEIIQNEF, encoded by the coding sequence ATGCGCGTAGTCGCGAAGTTCGGCGGCACCTCTCTTGGGAGCGGTGACCGAATTAATCGCGCCGCGGACTCTATCGCCGCGGCCGTCGAAGAGGGACACGAGATAGCCGTCGTCGCCTCTGCAATGGGGTCGACGACCGACGACCTGCTCGACGAAATCAAATTCGAAGCCGACGACAGAGACCGCGCCGAAATCGTCTCGATGGGCGAGCGAACCAGCGTTCGGATGCTCAAGGCGGCGCTCGCCGCTCGCGGCGTGGATGCACTGTTCCTCGAACCCGGGGCTGATGACTGGCCGGTCATCGCGAACGACCTCGGCGAAGTCGATGTCGAAGAAACCCAGCGGCGCGCCGCGAAACTCGCCGAGGAGTTAGACGGCGTCGTCCCGGTCATCACGGGCTTCCTCGCACAGAACCTCGAGGGCGAGATTACGACCCTCGGCCGCGGCGGCTCCGACACGACCGCCGTGATGCTCGGCAGGTACATGGACGCCGACGAGGTCGTCATCGTGACCGACGTCGAGGGTGTCATGACTGGCGACCCGCGCGTCGTCGAAGGTGCGCGGAACGTCGGCCGAATCACCGTCGACGAACTCCGAAACCTCTCGTTCCGCGGTGCCGAGGTCGTCGCGCCGTCGGCGCTTTCCTACAAGGACGAAGAACTCGACGTTCGCGTCGTTCACTACCAACACGGTGACTTACTCACCGGCGGGACGCTCATCGAAGGTGAGTTCCACAACCTCATCGACATGCAGGAGGACCCGCTTGCGTGTCTTACCGTCGCGGGACGAGCGATTCGCAACCGACCGGGTATCCTCGCGGACCTCTCTGTCGCCCTGCGCGACGAGGACATAAACGTCGACTCGGTCGCCTCCGGGATGGACTCAATCACGTTCTACGTCCTCGAAGAGGAGTCGAATCAGGCGGAGGCAGTGCTTCACGACCGCGTCGTCGCCGACGAAGCCCTCTCGTCTGTCACCGTCGAAGACAACATCGCCGTCATTCGCGTCACCGGCGGTGAACTTCCGAACCGGCCGGGTGTCATCCTCGAAATCGTCCAGCCGCTTTCCGAGGCGGGCATCAATATCCACGATGTCATCACCTCCGCAACGTCTGTCGCCATCTTCGTGGCGTGGGACGACCGCGAGGAGACACTCGAAATCATCCAAAACGAGTTCTGA
- a CDS encoding tryptophanase, with protein MRSYKAKMVEPIELPSREEREAAIEQAGYNVFNLDARDVYIDLLTDSGTGTMSADQWAAMIRGDEAYAGSESFDNLAESVRDVMGFEHVVPTHQGRGAENVLYGVLLEDGDVVPNNSHFDTTRAHIVNQGAEPVDCPSPASRDPNSTDLFKGNFDLDAGHALVEEVGADSIPVVVLTITNNSVAGQPVSMENIRATAEFASDIDAMFVMDACRFAENAHFIQTNEAGYEDMSIAEIAREQFEHADAITMSGKKDALVNIGGFAAMNDETIFEHAKQRAILYEGFPTYGGLSGRDIEAMAVGLREAVTPPYIGERVEQVAELGDLLSEEDVPVYLPTGGHAVYLDASEIFSHIPKEQFPGQALVCALYREGGVRGVELGGFAFPGTDRPDLVRLALPRRTYSFEHLEHIAETAVKAMENAEEYEGLEIIEEPPMKELRHFSARLEPTSN; from the coding sequence ATGCGCTCATACAAGGCAAAGATGGTCGAACCCATCGAACTTCCCTCTCGCGAGGAGCGGGAGGCCGCCATCGAACAGGCGGGGTACAACGTCTTCAATCTCGACGCTCGCGATGTCTACATCGATTTGCTGACCGACTCCGGCACGGGAACGATGTCCGCAGACCAGTGGGCAGCGATGATTCGCGGCGACGAGGCGTACGCCGGCAGCGAGTCGTTCGACAACCTCGCCGAATCCGTCCGCGATGTGATGGGATTCGAACACGTCGTTCCGACCCATCAGGGACGCGGTGCGGAGAACGTCCTCTACGGTGTGCTTCTCGAAGACGGCGATGTGGTCCCGAACAACTCGCACTTCGATACGACGCGGGCGCACATCGTCAACCAGGGTGCCGAACCCGTCGACTGCCCGTCGCCCGCCTCTCGCGACCCGAACTCGACCGACTTGTTCAAGGGGAACTTCGACCTCGACGCGGGTCACGCCCTCGTCGAGGAAGTCGGTGCAGATTCGATTCCGGTCGTCGTCCTCACTATCACGAACAACTCCGTCGCCGGCCAACCCGTCTCGATGGAGAACATTCGCGCCACTGCCGAGTTCGCAAGCGACATCGACGCGATGTTCGTCATGGACGCCTGCCGGTTCGCGGAGAACGCTCACTTCATCCAGACCAACGAGGCGGGTTACGAGGACATGTCTATCGCCGAAATCGCCCGCGAGCAGTTCGAACACGCCGACGCCATCACGATGTCGGGGAAGAAAGACGCCCTCGTCAACATCGGCGGGTTCGCCGCGATGAACGACGAGACGATATTCGAACACGCAAAGCAGCGGGCGATTCTCTACGAGGGCTTCCCCACCTACGGCGGCCTCTCTGGCCGGGATATCGAGGCGATGGCCGTCGGCCTCCGCGAGGCGGTCACGCCGCCGTACATCGGCGAGCGCGTCGAGCAAGTGGCCGAATTGGGTGACTTGCTCTCCGAAGAGGACGTCCCCGTCTACCTTCCGACCGGAGGTCACGCCGTCTACCTCGACGCCAGCGAAATCTTCTCCCACATTCCGAAAGAGCAGTTCCCCGGGCAGGCGCTCGTCTGCGCGCTCTACCGCGAAGGCGGCGTCCGCGGCGTCGAACTCGGCGGATTCGCATTCCCCGGCACCGACCGTCCGGACCTCGTCCGTCTCGCGCTCCCACGGCGGACGTACAGTTTCGAACACCTCGAACACATCGCTGAGACGGCCGTCAAGGCGATGGAGAACGCCGAGGAGTACGAGGGTCTCGAAATCATCGAGGAACCGCCGATGAAGGAGCTTCGGCACTTCTCGGCGCGACTCGAACCGACCTCGAACTGA
- a CDS encoding metallophosphoesterase family protein has product MLLGVISDVHGNLPALDTVLESLPPVDELVCAGDVVGYNPWPEECVTTLSERDVPTVSGNHDRAVTAATGFRFNSMAAAGVDFAREELSPESLDWLESLPETRTVANGRVRLAHGHPDDPDRYTYPEGFSPALLSGEDLLVLGHTHIQGHEIYDEGIVLNPGSVGQPRDGDPRAAYAVVDLETMTVEEHRVNYDIDRVAERVREVGLPKRLASRLYEGK; this is encoded by the coding sequence ATGCTTCTGGGCGTTATCTCGGACGTGCACGGAAACCTCCCGGCACTCGATACCGTCCTCGAATCGCTGCCGCCGGTCGACGAACTCGTCTGCGCCGGCGACGTGGTGGGGTACAATCCGTGGCCCGAGGAGTGCGTGACCACGCTGTCGGAGCGGGACGTGCCGACCGTTTCCGGGAACCACGACCGAGCAGTCACAGCCGCGACCGGCTTTCGGTTCAACAGCATGGCCGCCGCTGGCGTCGACTTCGCCCGCGAAGAACTGTCTCCAGAATCACTCGACTGGCTCGAATCACTTCCGGAGACGCGAACCGTCGCCAACGGCCGGGTTCGACTCGCCCACGGCCACCCGGACGACCCCGACCGGTACACCTACCCGGAGGGTTTCTCACCCGCGCTGCTTTCGGGCGAAGACCTTCTCGTATTGGGGCACACCCACATCCAAGGCCACGAAATCTACGACGAGGGAATCGTCCTCAATCCGGGAAGCGTCGGGCAACCCCGCGACGGCGACCCGCGGGCGGCCTACGCCGTCGTCGACCTCGAGACGATGACGGTCGAAGAACACCGGGTCAACTACGACATCGACCGAGTCGCAGAGCGCGTCCGCGAAGTCGGACTGCCAAAACGGCTCGCGAGTCGACTCTACGAAGGAAAGTGA
- a CDS encoding IMP cyclohydrolase: MYVGRFVVVGPGIGAYRVSSRSFPNRQVVDRDGALTVGPTPDAPETDNPYIAYNCVREGGQYVVVGNGSQVDPIAEKLDLGYPPRDALAEILLALDYEKDDYDTPRIAGVVGADDAYIGIVRKDALVVEAVEEPTLVATYEEDDPRTFDLSAESAADAARELYNHEFEHTVCAAAATVGESVETAFYNGE, translated from the coding sequence ATGTACGTCGGACGATTCGTCGTCGTCGGTCCCGGAATCGGTGCCTATCGTGTCTCCTCTCGGTCCTTCCCGAATCGACAGGTCGTCGACCGGGACGGAGCCCTGACCGTCGGGCCGACGCCCGATGCCCCGGAGACTGACAACCCTTACATCGCCTACAACTGCGTCCGCGAGGGTGGTCAGTACGTCGTCGTCGGAAACGGGTCACAGGTCGACCCAATCGCCGAAAAACTCGACCTCGGCTACCCGCCGCGCGACGCACTCGCTGAGATTCTGCTCGCACTCGACTACGAGAAAGACGACTACGACACGCCGCGAATCGCGGGCGTCGTCGGTGCCGACGACGCGTACATCGGCATCGTCCGCAAGGACGCACTCGTCGTCGAAGCGGTCGAGGAACCGACGCTGGTTGCGACCTACGAGGAAGACGACCCGCGGACGTTCGACCTGTCGGCCGAGAGCGCCGCCGATGCGGCCCGCGAACTCTACAACCACGAGTTCGAACACACGGTCTGTGCCGCCGCGGCGACCGTCGGCGAGTCGGTCGAAACCGCCTTCTACAACGGCGAGTAG
- the cgi121 gene encoding KEOPS complex subunit Cgi121: MRVLEAEATVSDLDAFIATVGAVSDETEATIQAFDARYIAGRSHLERAVELADRAISRGNEIARDRAVEFILYASGRRQINRAFEIGVSEGTVPVVILVDGGDEDAAEAALFDRLDLTPADTLGDYDESLVCDFFDIGDDERAAADGDLAALVNERVALLAVDR; the protein is encoded by the coding sequence ATGAGAGTACTCGAAGCCGAAGCGACCGTCTCCGACCTCGACGCGTTCATCGCTACCGTCGGAGCGGTCTCCGACGAAACAGAAGCGACGATTCAAGCGTTCGATGCTCGGTACATCGCGGGCCGCAGCCACCTCGAACGGGCGGTCGAACTCGCTGACCGAGCCATCTCCCGCGGCAACGAAATCGCCCGCGACCGCGCCGTCGAATTCATCCTCTACGCCAGCGGCCGCCGCCAGATTAACCGCGCATTCGAAATCGGCGTCAGCGAAGGGACGGTGCCCGTCGTGATTCTCGTCGACGGCGGTGACGAGGACGCCGCAGAAGCGGCGCTTTTCGACCGGCTCGACCTCACGCCCGCCGACACGCTCGGAGACTACGACGAATCGCTCGTCTGCGATTTCTTCGACATTGGCGACGACGAACGCGCCGCGGCGGACGGCGACCTCGCCGCACTCGTCAACGAGCGCGTCGCACTTCTCGCGGTCGACCGTTGA